Proteins co-encoded in one Pyxidicoccus xibeiensis genomic window:
- the yjjJ gene encoding type II toxin-antitoxin system HipA family toxin YjjJ: protein MSAPTSDQLLQTIQRLQPVRVETLQEHFGVSQQTLSRWLKAAGDAVCRMGRTKGALYVRTRTVPQLGTRVPVHRVDEAGQIHRLGTLHFLSDGGYWLESVTGPGQRFEGRPPFVEEMRPQGYMGRRFRFHGPSTLGPPRRSSRPDDWGDDQVLDVLSQYGEDCAGDLILGEQSLNRYLSLRILAPEVERANYPVHARGYRSEGASSSAGGEQPKFTAFTGARHVLVKFADASMGRAGQRWRELLACEQLALECVRAAGFEAADAEWFDLGDYRFLEVGRFDRIGRLGRRALLSLRAIDNEYVGLGRGSWTQVALRLLVDRRLPKEDVRRIRWLDTFGQLIGNTDRHLGNVSCFVESPGRFRLAPIYDMLPMVFAPDGAHLVERTFTPEPPNAHNLDVWADAARHALAYWDRLVACADLSEDFRQRCATSREALATLASRLPAL, encoded by the coding sequence ATGAGTGCTCCGACCAGCGACCAGCTCCTGCAGACGATTCAGCGCCTGCAGCCGGTGCGGGTAGAGACGCTTCAGGAGCACTTCGGCGTCTCCCAGCAGACCCTGTCCCGGTGGCTCAAGGCCGCAGGGGACGCAGTGTGCCGGATGGGGCGTACCAAGGGAGCGCTGTATGTCCGCACGCGGACCGTGCCCCAACTGGGCACGCGGGTGCCAGTGCACCGGGTGGATGAGGCCGGGCAGATCCACCGGCTGGGCACACTCCACTTCCTGTCCGATGGAGGCTACTGGCTGGAGTCCGTGACAGGCCCCGGTCAGCGCTTCGAGGGACGGCCGCCGTTCGTGGAGGAGATGCGGCCCCAGGGGTACATGGGCCGGCGCTTCCGATTCCATGGCCCGAGCACGTTGGGGCCCCCGAGACGCTCATCGCGCCCTGATGACTGGGGCGACGACCAGGTGCTCGACGTCCTGAGCCAGTACGGCGAGGACTGCGCGGGGGACCTCATCCTGGGCGAGCAGTCCCTGAACCGCTACCTGTCCCTGCGCATCCTGGCCCCGGAGGTGGAGCGCGCCAACTATCCCGTGCACGCTCGTGGCTACCGTAGCGAAGGGGCGAGCTCATCGGCGGGAGGCGAGCAGCCGAAGTTCACTGCCTTTACAGGAGCGCGCCACGTCCTCGTGAAGTTCGCGGACGCGAGCATGGGCCGTGCGGGACAGCGCTGGCGGGAGCTGCTTGCGTGCGAGCAGTTGGCCCTGGAGTGCGTCCGCGCCGCTGGATTCGAGGCAGCCGACGCCGAGTGGTTCGACCTGGGCGACTACCGCTTCCTGGAGGTCGGCCGGTTTGATCGCATCGGTAGACTGGGACGGCGTGCCCTGCTGTCGCTGCGCGCCATCGACAACGAGTACGTCGGCCTGGGGAGGGGGAGCTGGACGCAGGTCGCCCTGCGCCTGCTCGTAGACCGCCGGCTCCCCAAGGAGGATGTCCGGCGCATCCGCTGGCTCGACACCTTCGGCCAGCTCATCGGTAACACCGACCGTCACCTGGGCAATGTCTCCTGCTTCGTGGAGTCTCCCGGGCGGTTTCGGCTCGCGCCCATCTACGACATGCTGCCCATGGTCTTCGCGCCGGACGGTGCGCACCTTGTCGAGCGCACCTTCACGCCCGAGCCACCGAATGCGCACAACCTGGACGTCTGGGCCGATGCCGCCCGTCACGCACTGGCGTACTGGGACCGGCTCGTCGCCTGCGCGGACTTGAGTGAGGACTTCCGCCAGCGCTGTGCCACCAGCCGGGAGGCCCTCGCCACACTCGCCTCTCGACTGCCCGCGCTCTGA
- a CDS encoding phospholipid scramblase family protein, whose amino-acid sequence MSNKPDLASAGELELDWGSREQRAPGHVPEPAGEPLPEEPSGAGKGLPGDPRYMSRELRLQLTGLLEGPGLRMRQLRELVEVLVPWEARNQYEVCDDTGRPTVYVGETGDGWGSALKRNFWPFYKARMECMTLGGTVALAIERPWSFLLAHANVEAWDGRLLGRIEQRFSVVGRKLELLTPSGTVLATVEGPLLKPWTFRVMQRGVEVALIRKKWNGVLQELFTDADTFRLDFAPECTDGRLRQLILGAALLVDMTWFDNRSSSSIVGPGADLLDIIAFWK is encoded by the coding sequence ATGAGCAACAAACCCGACTTGGCGAGCGCGGGGGAGCTGGAGCTGGACTGGGGCAGCCGGGAGCAGCGGGCACCGGGGCACGTGCCGGAGCCCGCGGGCGAGCCGCTTCCCGAGGAGCCCTCCGGCGCGGGCAAGGGGCTGCCCGGGGACCCTCGCTACATGAGCCGGGAGCTGCGCCTGCAGCTGACGGGGCTGCTGGAGGGGCCGGGGCTGCGCATGCGGCAGCTGCGCGAGCTGGTGGAAGTCCTCGTGCCGTGGGAGGCGCGCAACCAGTACGAGGTGTGCGACGACACGGGCCGGCCCACGGTGTACGTGGGCGAGACGGGAGACGGCTGGGGCTCGGCGCTCAAGCGCAACTTCTGGCCCTTCTACAAGGCGCGGATGGAGTGCATGACGTTGGGCGGGACGGTGGCGCTCGCGATTGAGCGGCCGTGGAGCTTCCTGCTGGCGCACGCCAACGTGGAGGCGTGGGACGGGCGGCTGCTGGGGCGAATCGAGCAGCGCTTCTCCGTGGTGGGCCGGAAGCTGGAGCTGCTGACACCGTCGGGCACGGTGCTGGCGACGGTGGAGGGGCCGCTCTTGAAGCCCTGGACGTTCCGGGTGATGCAGCGGGGCGTGGAGGTGGCGCTCATCCGCAAGAAGTGGAACGGCGTGTTGCAGGAGCTGTTCACCGACGCGGACACCTTCCGCCTGGACTTCGCGCCGGAGTGCACGGACGGACGGCTGCGGCAGCTGATTCTCGGCGCGGCGCTGCTGGTGGACATGACCTGGTTCGACAACCGGAGCAGCAGCTCCATCGTCGGCCCGGGCGCGGACCTCCTGGACATCATCGCGTTCTGGAAGTGA